GAGTCTAACTCTGAACTCCAATCAGCTTTTCTCACACTGAAAACTCAGTTTCAGCTCTGAACGCGTGCACCCTGAGCTAATAAGCAGAAAGACATCAGAGattcaccatggcaacagcCTCCAATTCAGTCCAATGAAAGCGGACCGTGAAGGAGAAAAGAGGGTTTTTATTTATCGTCGTCCACTCAGGCATCGTTTAATGGACTTCTGCTTCACAGAGACCCAGCTGGAGTCCAGCAGATGTTACACACTGACCGACCCGACGGTTTACTGTCAGACTCAGACTGTTAATGATGTGTTTGAACACCTGAACATATTCAAACACATTCAGACTGTCTGCAAGAGCAAACAGCACCTTTAGACCATGGCTGGTCTCAGTGGCTCTGTGGTAAAGTGGTTAACACAGTCTCTGGCTTGAGCTCCAGAGCAGCCACGTCAGGATAAATCAGCGGTGGCGCCCCCTGGATTCTTAAAGCCCCGTCAGACTCATTTTCACTCAGGTATTCCCATCACTTCAAGCATGTGTTTGGTTTAAACAGGGATTCCTGCAGAGAACTTTTTTATGTCAGCGTAATAAAGTCAGAGTTTTAATGAGGATGTGATCACAGCAGGATCGGACATGTGGCTGCCCTTCGGCCCCACAGAACCAGAGTCTGACCCTCGCTGCCTTTAGTCCACGTGGCCTTGCTCCCTGCGGTGTCTCAGCACAGCTCGGCCCAGCATCAGCAGGAAAAACACGGTCGTCATGGCAGCATACGATCCCAGCACGGTCTGCACGGCGGCTGGAAAGTCGGGATGCGACAGAAGCGACTGGCTGCCAAAGTGGGGGTACACGAGGAGGTGGATCTCTGCCGCCCGGCGACCGTGCAGCCAGCAGTAATACACACCTGCAAGTGTAAAGACACCTCAATCAAACTGAGCAGCACAGAGGTCGGACCTCATCATCGTCACCGCTGAACTGAAATATGATTCAGAGCGTCTAAATAACAAATCTGATGCGGGCCAAACACCGACTTCAGATGGAGCATCAGGTAAGAGCCTCTGCGTGCCCTTCCTCACTTATGACCCCCTACTGTGGGCAGTGACCACCCTGTGATTGCGTGACCCCACACTTCCTGCACCCTCCTGGTTGAGGCACTTCCTGTACAGGGAGGAGACCCCAGATATGCACAGATTTGGTGGCAGGTCTGGGATCCCCAATTTCTCCAGGGTTAGCTTCACAGCTTCACCTGCTGCCACCATAAAGTTCGGAAAAGGGTGGAGAAGACCCCGAGTGTAAAGAGTTATCTCAGAGTCAGCAGCCAAATATATTCACAAAGAGACATCTCGAGTAAAGGTCACCTGATGTGAGCTTCATGACTGGACAATGAGATGAGACCACCTGATGGGGGCGCTGTTCATACCTGAGTCCTGCGTTTGAGCCGGCTGGAACAGCAGGTGGTGCCCGGTGTCTATGAGCAGTCTGAGGTCTGCGCCTGAAGAGTGTTCAGACCTGTAGATGGGTTCGTTCCCTCGGTCCCAGGCGACCGCCATGTCAGGGCGCGCCCCGGGACAGCCCAGGGTGAGGACCTGCCCGTCGGGATGGGTCAGGTAGTACAGAGGTAGCCCGGTTGGCAATGAGGCAGAACTGTGACACAGAAAAACCCagaggtgaaacatctggaTTCAACAGCAAAGAGCACCGCAGGAAATCTTCAGGACACAATCTCAGAGATGATTCACGGAGACATTCGGACACTGTGGTTCCAAGCAGGGCGACCACGCGTCCATGTGTCAGAGACGACAGGTGAGAGCGCACGAGGGTCACCACAAACAAAACTTTACTGGCACAAAacgcaaaaaggaaaaaaactacaCGGGAACAAAGAGAAGACCAAAAACAAAGACTACATCTACACAGGGGGCTGACTCCAAGCCAGGACATGACAGGAAGTGACACGTACAGAAGAATAGCATGACCGACAGGAAACACGTGAGAGTGAAGAGACTGTGTCATGAAGAACAAGTTTAGCATGAATAACTAAATAACATGTCAGACAGACGTCCACACGGACGCGTCTCTGAGTTTTAGCTTcaataacaagaaaataaaaccatGACTCTGGTTTGAAAGGAGCCCCCGTGAGGTCCAGCAGCAGACGGGTTCACCATCACAGTGGTCACAAGCCACTGGGAATCTAAAGGCCTTCTTATTAATTCGATCTTCAGAGAGGAGGATTATGTAAATGTTTCTATACTGACTGCTGACAATCAGACTGGATTGACACAGGTTGTGCATCATCTTCAGTATCTCTCTGCAGGACCAGTGAGTGATTTTATTAAAGCCTTCGCCTCGACTGACCCGAGCCACTGTGAGAGGGGACTGAATCTGCACAGATGCTCTGTCGTGTCAGGGAGTGAAAGAGTTAGTGTAAAATGGGAAGCAACTATTAGTGTAATGGGTCAGTGCAATATCAGGAAGGTCAGGGCATGTGCAACACTGGGGTTTGTGCAACAAAACTGATGTGTTTCTGTTACTGATCTCTATACTGTCCTCTGTGTCCACTCGTCATTGTTCTAGTATAATGtgatcactgtttttgtccttgtcaCATGACCTGTAAATAGTGTCTCTGTATGTTTTTGCTAACGTGTGTGTGTAACACCAGCCTGCCAGAGGGTCTGCAGAGGCTGTAATctggcatatttacatttgttaaagTATTCAATAATATGTAGAGCTcctctttctaaataaaaacaattataaTAACTAAAAGttcattactgaaatacactttGACCCCTGAAGATCGGGGGACGTCCAAACCGAGAGACATCAAGCTTCTGATTTGACCTCTGACTTCCTGAGTAACAGGAAGTCTGTAATTGAGCACAGTGACCGGCTTGGTGCTGGACGGGTGTCACGCACACGCTCACCTGGACCCAAAAAGAGACATCAGACCGAGCAGCTTGGAGGGCGGGGCCTGGGACGGACACGTCATACGACAGCTTCTGACCTCCAGCTTTGCTGCGACTCTGCTTTGCTTTAAACCGAAGGCTCTTGGCACCGCCCCCGAGCCGCAAGAAACGACCGTCTGATTGGCCCGCCTGTAGCGCACGTTCAGGAAGCGGGAGCGTATGTAGCAGAGCCCGGCTCGGACCTGCTCGCCCGGCACGCCGCAGCGGTCGCACACAGACCACGGCTGGAAGCTGGTGAAGAGGCGGTACAGAGCGCTGAGGTCGGCGCTCTGGTCCCGTTTCCCGTCGCTAGCCTCTGAAGCGAGtctgcaaacatcagctgatcgTTATTTCTTAAATATCGATTGATTATTAAGCTTAAACAAGCAGGTTCGTGGTTGTCATGAATTCAGTATGTGCTCAGCGCACCTGTTGGTTAAGCTGAGCGTGGGAGCCTCCTGGATGTCCAGGTCGTAACCATAGAAGAAGTCTTTGTGGGCGGAGCCACAGATATAGATGCCTGCATCATCGGGCCCAGCTCTGAAGATCAGCAGGCTGAAGAGTCGGATGGAGAAGCGACTCCGCAGGTCTCCGCTGTGAGGAACCTGGCTGGGATCGAGCAggtggttgccatggtgatcAGTCAGCGCTTTGGTGTCCTCTGATCGTTCCAGATGTTTCCGGAAAAACCAGACAACCGACTGGACCTGAAACCGATATTTGAACCTTTTTCAGTCTGCACAGTTGGAAGAGGTTCTTAAATAGACGGAGGGGCTCCAGCTAGAGCCGCTACTCCTCCACAGCGAGCGCAGCACCTCCTGGCGAGGTGTGTCGGATGCCACGGTCATCCTCGGATGGCCACCGGCGAGGGGGTCCTGATACAGTTAAAACCATGAAGTTGTAAATGAAATCTAGACGTTTGATTTGACTTTGTGCAGATGGAAAACCAAcaggaataaaataaagaggAAATGTTTTTCAGGTTGGTGACATTCGTTGTCGCAGTTTGCCTCACGAGGCTTCGATGTTTAAGGCATCGAACGTCTCAGAGTCAAAAACTTGTGTTTTCACTATAAAACCGAAAGCTCACCTCCAGCATACGCCCTCCATACAATCATATCAACAGACTAAAACTAAACTCTGCAAACTGAAACAGAttcaacacaaaatatgaaCCAACACTAACTGGATATTATAAAAACTACAGTTTCTCTGCGCAGATACCTGACACCCCAGGTGTGCAGTAGAAAACAGATGGTTAGTTACTCGCGTACTCTACCTGCTCTGGTTTGCAGAGGCAGGGCAGCTCCACGGTGACTCCTGACAGGTAGGCAGCGTTGGTGAAGGTCAGGAAGGCGGGACACGCCGTTCTCGCAAAAACGTCCTGTTTGTCTTCAGGGGCCTCGTAGCTCCACGCCTTTGGAgtcaggaagaggaggaagagcggGGACAAGGATGGCAAAGGCATctctgaggaggaaacagttttttttaaacagtctgAAGAATGTTTACTTTCAAAGACAAACCGATGAGCTGAACTGTCCACTCCAATGACCTGCAGGAGTCTAAATATGACTGTGGGATCTTTGGGATCTCTGCTTACAGGAAAGACAAACCTGGAGTCAACAGTAATGCACATTTACTCGCTCATAATGAAACAAACTCACATATTTTCATAAGGTGGGAGATTCTCGAGCAGCGAGCACGACTGAACCTCAGCGTGTGGCCCCAGGTGTGAACAGGTGAGAGTAATGCAGCAGTGATGAGGCTCAGCAAACGTGTTTCTGAGGAAGGTGAGAACGAGTGCGCCTGCATGCGTGGCGGCTGAAAGCGCTGAGCAGCTCTatgaatagggatgggtatcgaaacccggttcttgttgagaaccggttcccactgtttcagttccttggaatagtttgccatttttgcaaatgattcccttatcgattccagtcgccacGAATGAcgtcaactaacagtgcatattatgttagcgcgatctgccttattacaaacctgccattactgtgcatttagtgaccatgatgagagagacagagtctggctcagatgctggcagttctcgctgcagtctgccggcagcgtctcctttcaggcaggatagacgaatgtcaccgagcagagactcagtttgtggtcaaaggcttgcacccgtttgccacagcagatgattttcagtaagtgaatgtgtttaattgtaggcagggacattactggatattcttgtgtaattgctacagaataatttatgttacactttgttattgctacagaagaatatttattttattattttacatttacaatgttttttcctggggaccctgtgacaccccattgaagagccgcaggctggatctcttaagatctcactgttgggtttgtaaggccatgttactcctaaatttctatcttgttcaaagagaagatataaaacaaagttctaagctagtCGACCTTAGTGTCCTccgtttttaaaaagaatcgataaagaatcgaatcgttaaacagaatcgaaaatggaatcggaatcgtgaaaatcttatcagtaCCCATCCCTAGAAATGAACGCGTTTCATTTATTCAGAGGCTGCTCGagtgtttgctgatgttaaaACGTGTCACTCTGCCACTCTGCTTCCATTAGCgtttgacatttattttatttgctgctTCATTCTGTTCCCTGAAAAGACAaacgtgttaaaaaaaaacatttccctCACTTAATGCTGTCAGCGGGAAACAGGACGTTTTACTCCAGGAAGGTCTCCCATTCAAACCAGCTCTTATCCTCTGACCAGTTCATCCATCCTGTGTCAGGGTCGTGGAGGGACTGGAACATAGCCCTGCTACACCTGGACAGGTGGCCAACCCGACACATggttaacacagagagacagatgacCATCCACGTTCACATTTGGAATCACCAGCTTACCTAACCGCACTAACTgcgtgtttggactgtgggaggaagtcagAGATACTGGAGAGAGCCCCAGGGAGAACATGCCAACTCTACTCAGTTGAACCCTGGACCTTCTTGTGACAGCCCCAACCACTACATCACCTGCTGCCACCTGCTTATGGCGATACCACTACGGCTCTCATCTgagctttagttttatttattggtaCCAAATGGCAACAGCAGTCACTTCAAGGCACTTCAATCAATCACATGACCAACGATGACTTTCACTGAGAACATGGAGGGAGGACAGCCACAAGTCTGAGTCTAACAAACATGTGCGTCTGTGTTTGTGGCTCATGCACCCACAAACACAGACGCATGAAGAAGTAGTGCCATGTAGTGCATGAAATAAACTGCAGAGTGGTGCCAGTGTTGCTCGTTAATACAGCGTCCACATCAGCACAGCGACGTCCTGAGCTCTCATCTGTGGAGATCACTGAGTGAACCAGGACTGGCCCTTCAACGTTCTGGTTCaaactacttcctgtttcctctttAGCAGGGCTGTAAACGCTCACCTGCACAGTCACCTGCTTATCTGTCCTCATTACGGCTGCAGAAACGTGCACACACACTAACGAGGACTACAAAGATGCATTTAATGCTATGCAGCAGGTCTCGCCGGTCTCTGTTATAAGAACTCCAAATGTCATTTCTGCTTTGTGCTGAAAATAATTCCTCGTGTTCAGAGAAAGACGAGGACGAGTGGGCTGAAGCAGACGTTTAATGGACCTTCAGAGCGAGCCAGGGCTTGTAATGGTTGAGAGACAAACACTGAAGGACCTGAGCTGCAGAATCAATGCTATTAGTTAGTCAATAACCGGGGAGCGGGGTCCGATACCTGAAGCTGCACCGATGTGCTGTTTGTCTTTAGTTTGTCACATTAAAGATGCATAGGATGTAATCACAGTGTCACTGCTCTGATGCAGAGGAAAGCAATGAGATGAAGAGTGATGGGAGTaacaatattacacaa
This region of Maylandia zebra isolate NMK-2024a linkage group LG20, Mzebra_GT3a, whole genome shotgun sequence genomic DNA includes:
- the LOC101482379 gene encoding Ig-like V-type domain-containing protein FAM187A isoform X1, translating into MPLPSLSPLFLLFLTPKAWSYEAPEDKQDVFARTACPAFLTFTNAAYLSGVTVELPCLCKPEQVQSVVWFFRKHLERSEDTKALTDHHGNHLLDPSQVPHSGDLRSRFSIRLFSLLIFRAGPDDAGIYICGSAHKDFFYGYDLDIQEAPTLSLTNRLASEASDGKRDQSADLSALYRLFTSFQPWSVCDRCGVPGEQVRAGLCYIRSRFLNVRYRRANQTVVSCGSGAVPRAFGLKQSRVAAKLEVRSCRMTCPSQAPPSKLLGLMSLFGSSSASLPTGLPLYYLTHPDGQVLTLGCPGARPDMAVAWDRGNEPIYRSEHSSGADLRLLIDTGHHLLFQPAQTQDSGVYYCWLHGRRAAEIHLLVYPHFGSQSLLSHPDFPAAVQTVLGSYAAMTTVFFLLMLGRAVLRHRREQGHVD
- the LOC101482379 gene encoding Ig-like V-type domain-containing protein FAM187A isoform X2, producing MPLPSLSPLFLLFLTPKAWSYEAPEDKQDVFARTACPAFLTFTNAAYLSGVTVELPCLCKPEQVQSVVWFFRKHLERSEDTKALTDHHGNHLLDPSQVPHSGDLRSRFSIRLFSLLIFRAGPDDAGIYICGSAHKDFFYGYDLDIQEAPTLSLTNRLASEASDGKRDQSADLSALYRLFTSFQPWSVCDRCGVPGEQVRAGLCYIRSRFLNVRYRRANQTVVSCGSGAVPRAFGLKQSRVAAKLEVRSCRMTCPSQAPPSKLLGLMSLFGSRCVLLLAARSPGGRDPPPRVPPLWQPVASVASRLSSRRADRAGIVCCHDDRVFPADAGPSCAETPQGARPRGLKAARVRLWFCGAEGQPHVRSCCDHILIKTLTLLR